The nucleotide sequence GCAATAGCAAACTTATTATTAATTAGGATAAACTCAAATTCATGAATCATGAATCAAATTCAATGCAGAAATTGAGAGAACAGTATGTAAtaaccaaggttgcgagaaccaaaCTGGTCAATAAACCGCTAGAGTAACTGGTTCAATGGTTTAATAGTTCAACTGAGGTTCAACTGGAATTCAACCGgaattcaaccggtttaattaaatataaaataaaattattaaaaatttaatatataatttcaaatatttaaattcaatgatTTCTAAGCTAATAAACTTCAACATTTCACAATAAAATGTTCATAATCTATCATTAAAagttcacaaacaacttcaaacatcaaagtttataactaaagaaaattaaaacacaTATAAATGATAAACACACAATGTTCTACCACCAAAAGAAACATTAATAAATAAGTTTTCAACTAAACAAAGACACTACTCATAACAAATCACAaaatttaacaaaacagcaacattATTTCAAAAAATCAGCAACAGGCACTATAACAGAAAATCAGCAACAACATTGTTTCAGAAAATCAGCAACTCAGACTAacaaaattatttcagaaaatttaaCAAAACACCATCAACCATCATCcatcaaaatttaacaaaataagcaaaaatgaacaaaaacagaaaaatcagcAACTCAGAATCAGATTTCAGCAACTTAGAAtcagtaaaattaacaaaataagcaCACATAAATTGAAGCAGCTTTTCTTACTGGCGGCGAGGGAGGAAGGGAGTATGCTTGGACAGAGAGAGAAGGGGCTCGAAGACAGAGGCTTGACGACGAGGACAAAAACAGAGACACCAACAGCTCCGAGCAGACCTTCGAGAGGCAACGATGGCAACCGCTGGCGGTGATAGTGGTGGGGGCTGGCACACGTTCTGTTTGAAGGTAGCTGCAGCTCTGCTCAGCAGCTCTGATGGGTTTAGGGGGTGTTGTGTTTTCTGCAAGGTTTTGAAAACCGGACTGGTTATCGAATCGTTTTtgttactggttcactggtttattgaTTCAACTGGTTCAACCGAAATAACcgttttacaataaaataataaataaaatataaataaatacacaaaaacataattataatctaatataaaCATTAAAATGTCATTCAAATTCAAAGCATTATAACAACCAAAGTCTTGTGATGTTAacaaaatacaaactcaaaagctAAAAGATGCACAAATGAGTGTTTCTTGATTGACCCTATCATCcataattgaaagaaaaattcattgaattaaCTTAATTCAATTTATGCTTTTCTTTATTGAATTAACTTCAAAACTGACCAATTTATGTTAGCACGACAATTAACAACTTTAAAAAAATTGACAAGATTTAACAAAGATTAACAAagattttaacaaaaattaacaaaatttccCAATTTTAACAAACTCAGCACAATGATTATGATTATCGACAGAAAAAAGCACTGAATGTCTGAACGACCACAAAATTGATCATCAAGAAAATTTAAcaacaaaggaaaagaaaaaaaaaacaagattgAGCAATGAATCAGTAACAGAGTTATCAAATTATCATCAAGCATTAAGACAGTAACAGAGTTATCAAATTTAATATCATCAGGGAGCAAACTCAGCAAAGCCAATCAACCAAGAACAAACACTGAGAACTGAGCATTCGAGGCATTACCTTCGGCGAGGGCAGTGAGCAGAGGCTTGAGGGAGAGCGACGGACGACGAGACAAACACTGGCGAGCTGGCGACGGACGACGGCAAGCTGTAGACGCACACGACGGACGGATGACGGGCAAGAGAATTACCGAACGACCACGGTGAGACAGGAGAGCAGCGCGACGGGCGGCTAGGGTGAGACGAACGGCGGCGCGATGAGGCTAGGGTTATCAAGGAAGGGTTGTGCGATGGAAGACTTTTGGAACTTGGTAGAGCTGCGTGAGGGAGAGGGCAGAGACGCGGGTGGCGACGCAGGAGTTAAACGGAGTAGGAGGAGATGTGGGTAACGGAGCAACAATACCGACGGCGGGGACTCTGGCATAGTTGGAAGATAGATAAGGGGAAGAATGGAGAGAAGAGGATGAGTCGGGGAGTTCGGCTGGGTTGAAAGGGGCGTTCGACCCGACCCTGTTTGAAAAACCGGCATGGACCCGAATCATATTTTGTAGAAttcggattttttttttttggtttagacttgttgaaaaaggataaaaataagagagagatgGGTTATATAACtttaacaaaattattattattattattacattaaTTTCGTTAAGTGTTAGTATGACACACAAACATTTATAATCTTGCTCTTTTAGATCTAATAGGTCTTATTCATGAATGAAAACTACNNNNNNNNNNNNNNNNNNNNNNNNNNNNNNNNNNNNNNNNNNNNNNNNNNNNNNNNNNNNNNNNNNNNNNNNNNNNNNNNNNNNNNNNNNNNNNNNNNNNNNNNNNNNNNNNNNNNNNNNNNNNNNNNNNNNNNNNNNNNNNNNNNNNNNNNNNNNNNNNNNNNNNNNNNNNNNNNNNNNNNNNNNNNNNNNNNNNNNNNNNNNNNNNNNNNAAAAAATTTGACAGTAGTAAAAtaatattaatgtaattttaaatattttaaaataaaaataagatgattaaaatattaaaaattaaattaaaatttactcTAATGTTAAGAAAGAAAACAATACTTTATcctataatataatttaattgtaaTTGTAGCTGTACTTTGCAAATAGAACCTAAAAAACCAGTTAAACCAGGCATAACATATATCTCCTCCTCTTTTcccttttaactttttttttcttgaaacaATAAATAGTTGCGGTAATTAAACTGCTGAGAtaaaatttttatgaataaatttaatatataaaatgtcatgtaaaatttatttatgataacttttttttaataaaagagttCAACACAATAAATAgaacaaaaataacaacaaataaaaaaataaaaaaaaacaacaaaaaaatataaaagagagcTCATCAATTATTTTTTATCCTCCACCTTTTTATAGTGTACTTCTAATTTTGTACTTGTTAAAACATATTCTGTCACTCTAAATTTACTAAAATTCTGTAAGATCGGTCAAAACCATGTAAATTTTGGATCGCTAAGTGGAAGTCCACCAATTACATATCTTGTAACCAATTCTTAGAATCGTTCATAGTCGCTATTAATCTAACAGCATCATTTCTCTCCTCCACCTACACAATTTTGTTGAAATCTCCTATATAGGAGACTAACATACACTGCTATATAACTTAATTCCTTCCTTACAGCAAGTTTTTCTTCTCTTGTATGAGCCTCGTACaccaaagaaaataaattaaaattatttttaataagatCCCTTCAACACACGCTCTCGCTCTCTTTTATGACAGCGACTCATTTTAAACATTATTTTATCACAAATTAACAGCAAATCACCCGAAACACCTTCGAACGCAACATATTCCCATCTCGCAACATCACTCCTCCAAATTCTTATTACATCAAACTTCGTCACTACCTGCCTTTTAGCCTCAAACAAGCCTAACatattcaatttaaattttttttttattttttaccatGCTCAATTTTTCATCTCTCCTCAATcccctaacattccaagaacaaaattattttaataaattattacacacattttttttatctttggGTCTACAGCGTCTTGCTTCTTTTTTCTGTTTTGCCAATTTTCTTTTTTGAGCAATTTTTTCATTTTGTGCTTCGAGAATAGCCATGATCATATCATCTTTTTCATTGTATAAAATTGCACCTGATTCCAATGCAAAATCTCAAGTTTCCCCTTACTTCCTATTCTTGTCCGAATCACCATCATCAACAACCTTCTTTCCAACTACTTCTTCATCGTGTTCCGACAGATCCCCCTCTCCCTTTGTCAATGTTATTCCCTTTGTACCGAAATTCATACAACTATCAATCACCGTGTCATCTCTATCACCCGTTTCTTTATCAATGTCTTCCATACCATCATCATCAACATACATATTCAACCCACCAGTCCCTTCATTCAATCTCACCGTCGGGAGAGTAGTGGCTTGGTTCTCCGCCACCAACTCCTCCTCGATCTCACGACCTAACATAGGTGGCGTCAGGGTTGCGCATCTCCCTTGCCACATTAAGCCTCCTCTGCCGTAGTTAGTTTTTAGCTTCCCTCCTTCAACACCAATTCGGCCTCCCTCGATCACCTCTGCACCGATCTTCAGCGCAAGTATCACTGATGCAACTTTCTGCACACTTGTCGTAGACCTTTTCCTAACGTTCTCATTTCTATCATGGAAGTTGTGCTCCATTTCCATCAAGTCTGACTCGGATTCTAGACCCAACCTAACATCACCGAACCGGTTGATTGAGAAAACCGGGTTCAAGGAtccttctctattttttttgGACATCCTTAAATTGTTGGACCTAGCACCAAACCTACAAAGAACTTTTTTTTATTCCCTTTGTCCCTCCTTTCCAGCCCATTAGAATTACCTTTATAAACCCATGTAATTATATTTTCAAAGTCAGCTTCATAATTAATATAACCACATCCCACACAAGTCACTCTCCCTTCAATTTTTTCATAAATTGGTTGATATGTTACTGTTGTTAtctgatttttattttgaatgatCATTAATCAACTCATTCAaaataatttcagaaattatcaaCCTACCCTTATCTTCTCTGTCTTCTTTAGCTCCCCATCACCACATCGGTTACCTGGTCGTTGAAAACCGTCGGTTTCGTAGCCCGTGCACTTCTTAAACTCGTATCTGCATACTCTCTTTCTACAactgttcttcattgttcacaGCTATAGTTACTTTTTTCATTAGCTTCTTCGTAACAATTCAATCCAAAAGTCTTCTGTCTCACTTCTTTCACTAGCACATTGAATCCACTAATACTTACTGTGATATGGactcattcattaatcatatccaTGATACAAGTATCAATTTGCACTCGTCCAACACCAAAAGACATGCACGATTCTATTACTTTGTCACAACCGACTACTTCCCTCCATTGGCCTCCTAACATATTAAAGGTATCTGCTGACCACACATGTAACGGAACTCCGTAACATTCTAACCACACTCTTCGACTTTCACATCGCTCCGTCTTATCCCATCTCTATACACTATGAAAGAATTGCAAGAGACTATTCATTTTAAACGTATATGCTTCTTCTGTATTCAATACAgaatcaaaagtaaaaaaaaaaactttataaGCTTCTAGTTCTCGTACTTGGACAATTTGAGGCAGTTTTTTTCTAATCATCTCCTTCAAGGAACTAAAATCAATTGCCTTTGTCGTACCGCTGACCAGACTTCTCTACAGCCAGTCTAGATTCTCTTTCACCACCGATACTTTCACTTTTTTCGTCCACCCATTTCCATGTAAGTCTGGTTCTTTTTGGTGGCTCGTTAGTTTCTCTACCTGCCTTTGGTTATCTCCTTAATGAGGTTGAGAATTTGTCTTGTTCCGACTATCACCTCTTTTCTGAGCTATTTTTCAGACCTTTGTCTTAGTTGTCCTTCTATACTTCGCTTCTCTACGTACACAATCTTCCCTCTCAACCTTATATGATTCATTTTTGCTATAGTCTTCAGAATCCCACTTTTTGTTGTGTATTGGACAAACACAAAAACATACATATTACCACTTTTTTGTTTTATAATAAATAGATATTATTAATGCTTTCAGTCTAATTGAATTGATAGAATAATTCATTCTTCAAAATATCTTCAAAAAAATTATCAATAAAcatgaaaaaaattttatttttcaaccgtTCGTACTCTTCTCAATTTTAAATGTTAAAATCTTTTACAGGCATGTTCCTAATTCTAACCCAACCTGTATTTTCCACCTCTTATCTCTTGCTCTTTCTCTCACTCGTTCTCTCATATTTGTGACaatttctatcctatttttatctttcaattaCCAGACATATCTTAATTAAGAATCAAAGTTTCCTTCAGAAAAGGTATATGTTTACTATGTATCAATGTGAATACGATGATTTCAAGTAGGGTCGAAGGAACATTTGTGCAAAATAAGACATGGAACATGATTTGTTATTGTAAATATAATTATCCTCATCTGTGTAAGCCAAATCTCACATGCAGAATTTGACCCGTACATCCTGATTCTTCTattttatcattttcttttttcCTACTCTTTTCCTGTCATTAAACATTCATGTTCTTGATTTATGTTATAATAATATCTGCACATGATGCTCATTAAATAATACTTACATTAATtctttataaataatatataagctTCAATAAATCTTTTATTCTTATAAAGTTTTTCTTTTGGTATTTTATTTTGGTTCAAtacaatttcttttttaattttacatCTTGCTGCATCAACAATAAGAGGAGAGGATGCTCCTATAAAATGCAGAAAAcgtctttttttttaaagatattttttaataattaaaatttaacacatataatcacttaaattatgttatttttgtcaaaattaggtcagataaattaatttaatcgaaaaatagtaaatcaaattttgaatctgtctaaattaatgttattttttataaaaataactacaatatccttattatataaaatgactaaaatactcttattatatatattaattttgataattttaaaTTCTAACCATTTTTTTTCAATAGGAATAGAATTTAAAgttttcaaaatatatatatatatgataggaatatttaatttattaatttttttgttaaactgaTTTGTCtagtctaattttaataaaaataatacaatttaattgattatatgtgttaaatttttaatttttaaaaaatatattaaaaaaagatgtttttgacATATTTATTTAAGTAGCTCCCAACAAATAATTAATGGGTAAGAAATAAAATAGAAACATCTAAAATTTTACTGACTAAAAATTATATAGACCAAAATTAtgatatatataaaccaaaatttCTCCCTTGTTAAAAATTTTCTCTTTTGTCTTTCTTTTCGGGCCCCATCTCCCTATACGTGTCTCTCTAACATGATAAACATAAACAAGCATGCAGTTATCTCTCTTAAGAGGCTCAGAGTCTTGGAATacatttgaagaagaagaagaagaagaagcgaagCTAAGATATTGGGGAAGAAAGTCATAGTTGTTATTGTTTTCAGCTGATGATAGGAGCAGAAACTTTTCACTATAATCTTGATCTAATAATTGACTTGGTAATAAGGTAGTATTGTTATTAGAAGGGTCTTGTTGCATCTGATGGATGCTTAGAATCTCTGCCTGAGCCACTGCAAGTTGCATTTGCAATTGTGTAACTTGATTTTGAAGGTATGATATTGCTCCAACACAACCATACACAGGGTCTCTCACCCTTGCAGTTGCCTCATAAACTAAACTGCTTACAGCATCTCCTCTTTGATCAATTGGAAGTTCctatacatacatacatcaatttaataaataataaattcttaACCTTATTGCACAATAATCAAAGAACAATAATAGATGGATGCTAGTTATTTATTAACATTATACACAACTTCTTAAGTAGGCATATCCATATATTCCCATCAATAATTGGCAAATTTTCTATATGCTAAGCTTTAGACACATTGAAGAATTAATTTGAAATATTTGTTTATATGTATATCTAAAAGATTTGATGGATGAAAAAAAGAAGGTAAGAAAGAGTTGGAGAGAGGTACCTGAAGCATTTTGCTGACATTGCTAGCGCCAAAGACTTTGTGCACAATGGCAAACTTGCGAGGATCATCAGAAGGAAAATAAGGAGCAAAGATGCATTCTTTGGTGCAACGCCGCCTCAACAATTTGCAAGAAGCACAAGGTGAGGAACCCCCCATTTGGAAACAAATTAAAGATTGTCCTTTTTGATTTTGTTATTGTCTCATTTGATGTATATGTATATGAAGAGTAGTAATAACGTGAAACACAGCACAATGAAGCTTGGTATTTAAGAGATTGAACTTAAAATCCcttatttataatatatatatatatataatggacgGTGAGATTAAAGTCCCTTTGCGCTGCCTAGAGTGTGTAGCATCACTAGAGGCACATGCACTTCTTGTGAAACCATGAATTTATTTgtcaataaatataaataaatatggaGTTGATGTACTAAGGAAGAAATATAGAAACCACTTCTTCCCATGAAGACCATTTATAAAAATGTTGTTCACATGTTAAAATTACAAGTTTAGACAACGGTATTTGAGGCATTTACAAGGTACTTAAGGGAGCAATAAAGTCAAAGAGGGAAGGGCAAATAATGAATTCAAGGGGTTATATAATATAACTAATTAAGTTCCTAGGCGGTGGTCAAACACTGCCCAAGGCGCGTGATAGGTTGGCAATCCATGCACTTGTGTAGTTTTCACGTACACATTTGACTCTTAAACTTTCTATTCTATATATATAAGATTTAATTTGTATTTCCTATTAATGCAATTatgtaaatatattttattttatatgaacATATAATATATATTCTTATATTATTGTAAAATGCGTTTGNNNNNNNNNNNNNNNNNNNNNNNNNNNNNNNNNNNNNNNNNNNNNNtatttttttatatttaaaatttaaattctaaaccaataattaattaaataaaaaaattccatCCATACATGCATCACCTGTATATATAACATATTGAGTAAATAATGATTTTTGTCTCCAATATTTAGGATAAGTTCTATTTGTGTtgctaacgtttaaatcgtcctatttgtatccctaacgtttataaaagtgattcaatgttattctaCTATCAATTACACTAACAaattagattatatttttcaattattctcacttagaTACAtttattctcaattaggtctcacttggatgtgctcgattttaatattatacccactatttgtgtttagattcaattatgtccctaaaaaaatgaattatgtaaatgttgtaggaattagtttcaacttttgatgagctatttttcggagtggatcatcgattctatcctacAGACATTTGTAttttaacttcaagaagagatttttaaaactcaaactaaagtgttcatgatgtgtaattgatgacagaataacattgaatcacttttacaaacgttagggatacaaatagaatGATTTAAACATTAgagacacaaatagaatttaccccaaacatTGGAGACAAAAACATACTTTACTCTAACATATTTTATAGTGGTCGTACATGCATTTAATATCCGAAGTACTCATGTATTTATGTGCTCTAAATAGCGAGTTATGATACAGCTATTAATCTTGGACAGATGGAGTatattaagaaaataattaaCTAGTATAGTTCACTTTCTATAGGTTTTTGTGAGGCAGGAAACTTAATTGGAACCCTAACTTGGACCGAGACTACCCTGGAGAGAAGAGTTCAACGTGAATGTTTGTTGTCTCGGACTTTCAAATGGAAATAAANNNNNNNNNNNNNNNNNNNNNNNNNNNNNNNNNNNNNNNNNNNNNNNNNNNNNNNNNNA is from Arachis ipaensis cultivar K30076 chromosome B01, Araip1.1, whole genome shotgun sequence and encodes:
- the LOC107644491 gene encoding LOB domain-containing protein 12-like → MGGSSPCASCKLLRRRCTKECIFAPYFPSDDPRKFAIVHKVFGASNVSKMLQELPIDQRGDAVSSLVYEATARVRDPVYGCVGAISYLQNQVTQLQMQLAVAQAEILSIHQMQQDPSNNNTTLLPSQLLDQDYSEKFLLLSSAENNNNYDFLPQYLSFASSSSSSSNVFQDSEPLKRDNCMLVYVYHVRETLVEREYADTSLRSARATKPTVFNDQVTDVVMGS